One Candidatus Babeliales bacterium genomic region harbors:
- a CDS encoding amino acid ABC transporter permease, protein MIDIEFIKEYGHLFVSGVQLTLLIAFLSCLIGTFLGGVAGIILAGKSRILRFLVMTYVTIIRGTPMLIQITATYFLLKYAGFPISAFYSAILSIGLNSGAYVSQIVLSGIKSVSKGQIEAAKVLGFTRRQTVFLIVLPQALRNVLPALGNEFVTLVKDSSLASTIGVYELTQQGNMIISQTFDAPTVYVTIGLIYLVLTSVVSLLVSSLDKKLNKYAHR, encoded by the coding sequence ATGATTGATATAGAATTTATAAAAGAATATGGACATTTATTTGTCTCAGGCGTGCAGCTTACGTTGTTGATAGCTTTTTTGAGCTGTTTGATCGGAACATTTTTGGGTGGCGTTGCAGGAATTATTTTGGCAGGAAAATCTCGCATCCTTCGTTTCTTGGTCATGACCTACGTGACAATCATTCGCGGCACACCAATGTTGATTCAAATCACTGCTACATATTTTTTATTAAAGTATGCAGGATTTCCTATCTCTGCATTTTATTCTGCAATTCTTTCAATTGGACTCAACAGTGGAGCATACGTAAGTCAAATTGTTTTATCAGGAATTAAATCGGTGAGTAAAGGACAAATCGAGGCTGCAAAAGTGCTTGGTTTTACACGCAGACAGACAGTTTTTCTCATTGTCTTACCACAAGCACTGCGCAACGTTCTTCCTGCGCTTGGCAACGAATTTGTCACGCTGGTGAAAGATTCTAGTTTAGCTTCAACCATCGGTGTGTATGAATTGACACAGCAAGGCAACATGATCATCAGTCAGACATTTGATGCGCCAACAGTGTACGTTACGATTGGTTTAATTTATTTAGTTCTTACCTCAGTAGTTAGTTTATTAGTTTCATCACTTGATAAAAAGTTGAACAAATATGCTCATCGTTAA
- a CDS encoding DUF87 domain-containing protein has translation MKTSLSKQPMGYIIEGSLTDGFVMRVAREANIEEVKAGKFVAIAGNQYTFFSMITNLTLQVTHPDILLYPPSDGEHFLKEFLKKNSIYATAQVKPMIVLNKEGRALPVKTVPQHFATVYEATERDVAAIFGCESDRVKKYFNMGTPLDMTTPVCIDLAKLAERSSGVFGKSGTGKTFLTRLLLAGLIKRQAATTLIFDMHNEYGLQARQESNAKFVKGLKSLFPSKVAIFSLDPAATMRRGASPDVVIQLSYEDVCVNDILSLQSELNLHSTAFEAAHLIHNKYKGQWLAALLEQGHDAKVFAEQIGAHPESIAALYRKLKRIEQLPFFVKKLPHRESVIDRLLEYLQKGIHVVIEFGNFTSTFCYLLLANIITRRIHSEYVLKTEKYLGTQKSEDEPEQLMIVIEEAHKFLNPIAASQTIFGTIAREMRKYYVTLLVIDQRPSGIDAEVLSQIGTKIVAQLSDEKDVQAVLMGAPNALTLRAILGSLDTKKQALLIGHAITMPMVIETRTYDEIFYEAMQDPLMARPVQQVIDEIF, from the coding sequence ATGAAAACATCTTTAAGCAAGCAACCTATGGGTTACATCATCGAAGGATCGCTGACTGATGGATTTGTCATGCGCGTTGCGCGTGAGGCAAATATTGAAGAAGTTAAGGCGGGAAAATTTGTTGCCATTGCTGGTAATCAGTACACATTCTTTTCCATGATCACTAACCTCACGTTGCAAGTTACTCATCCTGATATTTTGCTCTATCCGCCAAGTGATGGAGAACATTTTTTAAAAGAGTTTCTTAAAAAAAATAGTATTTATGCAACGGCTCAAGTTAAACCTATGATTGTTTTAAACAAAGAAGGGCGAGCGCTGCCTGTTAAAACGGTTCCGCAACATTTTGCAACAGTGTACGAAGCAACAGAGCGAGATGTAGCTGCAATTTTTGGCTGCGAGTCTGATCGGGTTAAAAAATATTTTAATATGGGAACACCTCTTGATATGACCACTCCGGTGTGTATCGATCTTGCAAAATTAGCAGAGCGAAGCAGTGGAGTTTTTGGAAAAAGCGGAACAGGTAAAACTTTTTTAACACGTTTGCTCCTTGCTGGACTGATTAAAAGACAAGCTGCAACGACCTTGATTTTTGATATGCATAATGAATATGGGCTCCAGGCTCGTCAAGAATCGAATGCAAAATTTGTAAAAGGTTTAAAATCTTTATTTCCATCTAAGGTCGCTATTTTTTCTCTAGACCCTGCGGCAACCATGCGTCGTGGCGCTAGTCCGGACGTTGTCATTCAGCTTTCATATGAAGATGTCTGTGTTAATGATATTTTATCACTTCAGTCTGAGCTAAATTTGCACAGTACGGCATTTGAAGCTGCGCATTTGATTCATAATAAATACAAAGGTCAGTGGTTGGCTGCACTTTTAGAACAAGGTCATGACGCAAAAGTATTTGCAGAGCAAATTGGTGCGCATCCAGAATCCATTGCCGCATTGTACAGAAAATTAAAGCGCATTGAGCAACTGCCATTCTTTGTAAAAAAATTACCACATCGCGAGTCGGTTATTGATCGACTTCTTGAATACCTTCAAAAAGGAATTCATGTGGTTATTGAATTTGGTAACTTCACTTCAACATTTTGTTATTTATTGTTGGCAAATATTATTACGCGTAGAATTCACAGCGAATATGTTCTCAAAACAGAAAAATATTTAGGAACGCAAAAATCTGAAGATGAGCCTGAGCAGCTTATGATTGTTATCGAAGAAGCTCATAAGTTTTTAAATCCAATTGCTGCAAGCCAAACTATTTTTGGCACCATTGCTCGCGAGATGCGAAAATATTACGTTACGCTTCTCGTTATCGACCAACGACCTTCTGGCATTGACGCAGAGGTGTTATCTCAAATTGGAACTAAAATTGTTGCACAGCTCAGCGATGAAAAAGATGTGCAGGCAGTTTTAATGGGTGCGCCAAATGCCCTTACGTTGCGAGCAATTTTAGGTTCACTCGATACAAAAAAACAAGCACTGCTTATCGGGCATGCAATTACGATGCCTATGGTTATTGAAACCAGAACGTATGATGAAATATTTTACGAAGCGATGCAAGATCCTTTGATGGCTCGTCCTGTGCAGCAAGTGATCGACGAAATATTTTAA
- a CDS encoding ABC transporter substrate-binding protein translates to MKISKIIIILFSFVAVFYTIKFVNRSFSKTKDDSVLVVGTSYDYDPYTFMQAGTNNIVGFDIDLIQEVAARMGKTVNIVGMPFSSLVFSLFSGDLDVIASAMSPTDRRKKTVLFSKNYLSGDPLVIVSKASCGLFNSVQDLKDKQVVVNTGFVADTYMSKQEGMSSKNLVRLATPAAALMALRSGSVDVWVTAQSSAQAFLQKVTDAHQYRLTPLVGTGDDYGFVVAKHNEKLADRINQALDSIRDDGTLDSLKEKWKLS, encoded by the coding sequence ATGAAGATATCAAAAATTATTATAATACTTTTTTCTTTCGTGGCCGTTTTTTACACTATAAAATTTGTAAATCGGTCATTTTCAAAAACAAAAGACGATTCAGTCTTGGTTGTTGGAACGTCATATGACTATGATCCCTACACATTTATGCAAGCTGGCACAAACAACATTGTTGGATTCGATATCGATTTAATTCAAGAGGTTGCAGCGCGCATGGGTAAAACAGTTAACATAGTTGGCATGCCGTTTAGCTCACTTGTTTTTAGCCTTTTTTCAGGGGATCTTGATGTGATTGCATCTGCAATGAGTCCAACTGATCGTCGAAAAAAAACGGTTTTATTTTCAAAAAATTATTTGTCTGGCGATCCATTGGTCATTGTTAGCAAAGCGTCATGCGGTTTGTTTAACAGCGTACAAGATTTAAAAGATAAACAGGTAGTTGTAAATACTGGATTTGTTGCAGATACCTATATGTCAAAACAAGAAGGCATGAGTTCAAAAAACTTAGTTCGACTTGCAACACCAGCAGCAGCATTGATGGCTTTAAGAAGTGGAAGCGTTGATGTTTGGGTGACTGCGCAAAGCTCTGCACAAGCATTTTTGCAAAAAGTAACTGACGCACATCAATACAGATTAACACCACTGGTTGGTACGGGTGATGACTACGGCTTTGTAGTTGCAAAACACAATGAAAAACTTGCTGATCGTATTAATCAAGCACTCGATAGCATTCGTGATGATGGAACATTGGACAGCTTAAAAGAAAAATGGAAACTTTCATGA